Genomic window (Primulina eburnea isolate SZY01 chromosome 8, ASM2296580v1, whole genome shotgun sequence):
GGGGGTGAATTCGAATGTTTCCGTGCTGTTTCCAGATCAACTACTTTCCAGTAATCTGGAGATTCATTCTTAATTTCTTGTGTTTGAATGTATATGTTTTCCGGATGATACATCGATCAAATGAAATACCCATCAAGAAAATAATTGAGGCAatgttgataaaaaaaatcacaaaatggAAAAGATGGAAACTGTAAACTTGTTGATTATATCGATTTAACCACTATCCTCTCAAGAATATCAATCAAGATCATTGATATATGAGGAAACTAAATGGATAGTCCAAATCAGAGTCAGTATTCAGAGTATTTTCTTTAGAAGCCGGGTATAGAGATGCCTGGGATATTTTCTTCTGAGCAATCAAGAGCCCGGGCTCTCATGCAAACTTCCGAGAACTTCTACCTGAGCTATCTCGAGAAGCGTACGACACTCGAATGCATCAGTATGAGCTATCTTATCTGATAGAACAAcacatgtttgacttgtcagataAGTGACAAGTCATCAGAAGTAGGGTATGAGCAGCCGTCTTACCATACTTGGCAGGTAAGCACTGAAAACAAGGTAATCATGAGATTTTCTCCTATAAATAATAGATATACTTCTCATTTACAGAGGCCTGTATTATTAACAATCTGAACTCTTAGTATTTCATGTATCACTCACATATACGTACAGCTGTTATTCTTCATCTTCAACTTGCTGACTTAAGCATTGGAGCGACCACGCCGAACACTCCTCCGATGCCCATTCACGAATTCAATTTCCTTGTTTTCAAGTTACGGCTGAAACCGTATTACAGAAATATATATACTTTCACCTAAAAATTATATACGTTCGACCCTCATTTACTCTAAATAAAACTCTCATTATATCCGATGAATTGCACCAAACTCTCCGATTCAACTCGGATAATATCAATCATAATGGAACAACATGACAGTCGTGGTTTCTTTCAGCAATCCACTGTCAAAGTAAAAGCTATTACTCTTCCGTGCACTTGCATGATCTATTCTCTTCACTTCGTCCCCAACCCCATGAAACCTACCGTACAATTCTGCCAATTTCTTCACTGTGAAGGGATCCACCATAGAAAAGGAATTACTCCAATAATATTCAATTCATCAgccatcaatttttttattaataaattgATGATAATATACTATTCCGACAATACTTTTTTCACATATTATTAATTATCTTTTAACTTACTTGATCtaaaatattgttttaaaatagTTTTAGCGCTTCAAGAATCCACCCCACATTATTGCTTTGACCCCTTACCTACTACTTCCCCCGGTCTTAAATTTTGATCAACACAATAATtatatttcttttaaaaaaaaagtaggtGTGAGTTATTTGTACTTGGATCTCTATCTCAATATATCTTCACAGACTTGAAATTTAGTTTTGGATCTCCATCTAATGAAAGATCTCATCACAGACTTGAAAATTTTAGATTTCAGACATGTTATAAGTAATCGAAGGCACAATATAACTTTATCAAATGATTAAAAAGTGAGATTGAAATATAGGTCGTGAAATAATACTGAACTAAAGATAACTAtttgataaaaacttgtgtaagacagCTTCATagatcgaatttgtgagacgaatattttattttgttcatccataaaaaaatattattttttatgctaagaatattattttttattgtgaatatgagtagagttgatctgtctcacatattagtttccgtgagacggtctcacatgaaactcagTCTAACCATTTACTTGACCTTTTAAGTGGTCTGGTCTTTCCAACGAAATTTCAGGGGGAAAAACCCGTATTATTTTGAAATGGTTGCGATTCGTGATAGCTTCACTTTATGGTAATAGGCGTCTAACATGTGTTTGGTATTAATATGTTTTGATATTCTAAACGACTTATAAAAAGAATAATTGTTTTATATGCGAAGTACAACAATTCCAACAATTTTCGACTGTTTTTGgcatttttatgtttttttatatgtttataatttatcacataaataacaaattcatcaaaattttattttcattcTACATCCATGTTATATTCATGTAGAATCGTTATAATATTTAGAATCACGAAATATATgagagaaattaaaaataaGCACAAATTGTGTGTTTTTTCCCCTTCTCCTCGGGATATTTTATTGGAaagaagaaaatcataacaTTATGATTGGTTTttagataaaaacttgtgtgagacggtctcacgggtcgtatttgtgagatgaatatcttatttgagtcatccatgaaaagtattattttttatgctaagagtattactttttattgtgaatatcagtagggttgacccgtctcacaaattaggatccgtgagacggtctcacataagactcactcgGTTTTTTATCACCAAATATTCTAAAAATAATTAGATAAGTGAGGTTATTGCACCCAACCTGAAAATTaagaaaattctcatttttctcttatttaattaataagtaCTTAAATATGATATAAAAACTTATTAAAAACAGCTAATTTATTCGATGAATATTAGTAAATAGATAATAGTCTAATATTAAAGAATACATTTGAAACAAATGAAAAAAAGTatgatttatatttgaaatGAAAAGATTATTTACGTAAATGGCATTAGAGTTTACTTTTATCTAAAATGAATTGACTTTAGAAGAATAAGACAGCCAGTGGCCATAGGTTTACTCATGTTTATTCtggtctttttttcttttttcttttaaattgtaAAGGGAATAGAAAAGAATATTCTATTTTTCGGCAATTGATTATTTTATCCTATTTTAGAGGGGCTTCCCACCCTATTCAACGCTCCacaactattattattattattattattattattattattattattattattattattattattatttttattttacttttaaaaAAGAATTTCCATTAATTTTTATAAGCCTTTTTTACCCAATCACTGACGTTTACTTTTATATACTCAAacgataattaaaatatattatattatatattaaatatgggTTTTCTATTTTGACCGGTCTAATATAGATTGATATGAAAGGTgagtaattaatatttttaaaatgaaaataattaaagagtgggtattatgtgagaccgtctcacggatcttaatctgtgagacgggtcaatcctacccacattcacaatataaagtaatactcttagtataaaaagtaatactttttcatggatgacccaaataagagaaccgtctcacaaatatgacccgtgagaccgtttcacacaagtttttgccataattAAATGTCCTTGTTTTCATTTCCATATTATGTAAACAATTCAAAATCTTAAATCTATAATAATCGATAGAGTATGtttcttgtaagacggtctcacgaatttttatatatgagacgggtcaaccctactaatattcacaataaaaagtaatacttttagcataaaaaataatattttttcattgataactcaaataagagattcgtctcacaaaatacgaccaatgagatcgtctcacataagtttttgccggTTTATGAGATCCTACTTATATGCGCACTACCCTCACTTCGTTTCAACGGCTAAGATTTTGCTACAAATATAAGTTCAAAAAAAAATGAGTCTTATATATGCATGGGTAAATCTTGGTCATTCATCCGATCATGAGGATAATACCCATCTAAGTTGGATGAAATAAATCGTTTTTGACTAACCAATAACATTAGTTAGCCAATAacattaattgattaaattattatattatatattaataaaagcgaattttaaaaaagaaacttCATAATCAATCATATGCCTTTTTATTTCTTTCCCCGTTCTCCGACAGATGTAAAAGCGGAGAGACAGAGACAGCTCTCATCTCCTCTGCCTGATGACGCTGCCATTTTACACACAGAAATACTCACCAAATTTGCCACGCTTCAATATATTTTCCCCTCTCCATTCTCTCCACCTGAAACCCAAATCCCAAATACACCATACAAGCAAGAAATGGCCGGAACCCATCGGAGGCCGCACGCCATAATGATCCCCTACCCGTACCAGGGCCACATCAACCCATTCGTTTATCTAGCCATGAAGCTAGCGTCTCATGGCTTCACAATCACCTTTGTCAACACGCAATCCGTGCACTACAGGATTTCCAGGGCCCAGCTGCGGACAAACGGCGGCGACATTTTCACCAAAGCTCGGGAGTCGGGGATGGACATCCGCTACGCCACGGTGTCCGACGGCTTTCCCCTCTCGTTTGACAGATCTTTGAACCACGATCAGTTTGTCGAGGGGTTGCTCCACGTTTTCTCCGCGCACGTCGACGAGCTTGTGGCGGATTTGTGCAAGTCTGATCCGCCTGCTACGTGCTTGATTGCAGATACTTTCTACGTCTGGGCCTCGGAGATTGCGCGGAAGCATGGTTTGGTGGATGTTTCGTTTTGGACGGAGCCTGCTCTGGTGTTGTCTTTGTATTATCATCTGGACCTGCTCAAGGAAAATGGCCACTTCGCCTCCGCCGGTAAGTGCTCTGTTTTTCAAGTTTCTTGGATTCCTGTGGGATATTAATGGTCCTTTTAGCCTTGTCTTGTGTCGATTTCATATATATTGTATGGCAAGTAATTGAAATATTGGTAGACCCAAGATTATGGCTTTGAAGCGATTTGATAAATTTCGTGACCGATCAATATATAGTTTTCTatttattatgatatatattttaaaatattttcaatttttttagctGTTTAACGTTGTTATAACTGTATGGAACGACCATGCCTTTTACCCGAAACTGTCATTGAACTGGAATGGCCACCGTCACCGGTCTAATCCTTGCTCATCTTGGTCTACCTTGAATTTAAATTTTGCCAACAATGTGGGTGGAATAAGTATCGAGAACTTATGCATAAAGTTTGgcattttttttgtttgtttgttgaGACATCAGCCTTCCTCGCCTAACTAAAGAATGTGTGCTTGTGATTATTAGAGAATAGGAAGGACATGATCCACTACTTACCTGGAGTTGAGGCGATCAAGCCAACCGATCTCATGTCATACCTCCAAGCTGCAGATATATGGACGGTGGTGCATCGGGTGATTTACCGAGCGTTTGAGGACATAAAGAAAGCTGATATCATAATCTGCAACACAGTTCAAGAACTCGAATCCCAAACACTTTCAGCTCTACACAAGAAACAGCCTACTTATGCTATTGGTCCTATTGTCTCTAGCTTCACAAATCAGACGGTTTCCACGAGCCTGTGGTCTGAGTCAGACTGTTCACAGTGGCTAAACTCGAAGCCTGACGGGTCGGTTCTGTATGTCTCGTTTGGTAGCCATGCTCACACCACTAGTAGACAGGACATTTGGGAGATAGCTCATGGACTATTAGCAAGTGGGGTTAATTTTTTATGGGTTGTAAGGCCTGATATTGTGAGCTCCGACGAGGCTGATATTCTACCAGCTGGATTCGAAAACGAAATGAAAGGAAAAGGGTTGATTATTCAATGGTGCAGCCAGATTAAAGTGATCTCACATCGTGCCATTGGAGGTTTTTTATCACACTGTGGATGGAACTCCGTTCTTGAAAGCATATGGTGCGGCATTCCTTTGATCTGCTTCCCTTTGTTCACGGATCAGTTCACGAACCGAAAACTAGTTGTCAACGACTGGAGGATTGGCATTAATCTTTGCGACAGGGAGACGATCACCCGTGAAGAAGTTGCAGAAAAGATCAAATATTTGATGAGCCGGAAGACTTCTGAGGAGCTCAGGAGCGCAGTCATGGATGTGAGGAGAACATTGAAAAATGCCTTGCCGAGCGATGGATCGTCAGAGAAGAACTTTACCTTGTTCATGGAAGAAATTAAGGTTCaaatgaagaagaaaggaggagctAGTGTTGAGATTCAGGATCTATCTGCAAATCATGTTTGGGTTCCCAATGGAGTAAATCTATGTCAGCAAGCTATTTAATTTTGCTTCTGCCGTAACTCACAGTGCTAAATAGCAAAGTAGTTTTTCCATTACAGCTTGTTTTCTTGACATTATAAATGTATAGGATGTTTTTTGCTACTGAACTTAGTGTAATAaaaaatttgtggaagtgttcaaTTAACATTGGGATCTCAGAGATAATTTTTTATAaggatcttttttttttatatataattaacaTATATGTTTTGGATTTTCTTGGATGTGGATGAACAAGATTGCGGAGTTGCACATCAATTCAGAAATGTGAACGCttgaattaaaaaaatcaattatatATGTTTTGGATTTATCTCTGTATTTCTAggataattattttatatggTATTCAAaatcaattatatatttttttatttttatataatataaattgatGGAAAAATAggtgaaataattttttttaaatattacaaTGAAAGACGGTCTAGATGAGTTATCTGTCCTGCTATGCGACGCCGTTTTAGAAACAAGGGTTCTTACAGTCCCCAAGATATTTCATCTAAGGAAGCATCCGTTAAAAAAAGGCACAAAGCaacgatttttatttttattatctaCCTTTTCTTTTTCAACAAGAAATACTCCATATAAGTTTGATTGATGTTCTCTTACCCCGGCACAATTTCCATAAATCTCTCACCTGCATCAGAAAATTGTTGCTTCAGAACATCATGAGCAATCAAGCCGAATCTTCCGATTCGTAAGTGTTTCTATTCATTCTCAGATCTCTGTTGATACTTATTCTTTTTCCTGGGTTTTGTTGAATTTTTTCGGGTTTCTGTTTTTGTGTGCAGGAAAGGTACGAAAAGGGATTTCAGTACAGCTATTCTGGAGAGGAAGAAGGCGGCTAATCGATTAGTGGTTGATGAGGCTATCAATGATGATAACTCTGTGGTGTCGCTTCACCCTGAAACTATGGAAAAGCTTCAGCTTTTTCGGGGAGACACTATCTTGATCAAGGTTTACCTTTTTTCCCTTCCTTTTAGAATTTTGGTCTGGATAATTTTGTGGGTTTTGTTGCCTTTTTCTCTGTTGTCCTTGAATTGAGTTTTAGAGGGAGTGGCAGGAGTAGGATACTCTGAATTTGGAAATCATAGCTGGGCTACTGTGATTCTGctatttgtattttgtatatcggaaagtggcttgaagcaaaaTTTATCGGTGTTTGAGTAACAATTGCTGTTCTTTAAATATTGATTTCTTGGTGTTTGattaacaatttcatacggggGTGTATCTTTGCAACTTATGTATTCACAAATTGTGTTTGCGTTCTCGCCGAAGCTATTGGTGATGCATTTTTCATTAACAGTGATTGAACTCTACTTACCAAATTGTTTCGTATACCATGGGAAACTTAGATTTAGTTGCTTTTGTTTGCTGTCTTGTAATTTACAGAGTGACTTGTGCTTTAATTGGTACTTTAgatatttttaccataaattaatTTCACCATTTCCTGCTGCCATTTGGAATCTGAAGAATCCAATCTATGAGTTATATTACAtggatttatttatttgttattttagAGTTTATTTCCTAGTTGATTGTTAAAATTGTGATACAGGGTAAGAAAAGAAAGGATACAATTTGCATTGCCCTTGCTGATGATACTTGTGATGAACCCAAGATTCGGATGAACAAGGTTGTTAGAAACAACCTTAGGGTTAGGCTTGGAGATGTGGTTTCTGTCCATCAATGTGCTGATGTGAAATATGGGAAGCGAGTCCACATTCTTCCAGTAGACGATACAATTGAAGGGGTTACCGGAAATCTTTTCGATGCCTACCTGAAACGTAAGTtcgtttttttattaatttagatCTCTCGTGTATGAAATTAATCTGGAAAATATCCAATTGGAAGTTGCTTCCCCCTTATTTTTCTGGTATGTCTAACTTTTCCTATCGTACACGCAGCATACTTCCTTGAAGCATACCGACCGGTAAGGAAAGGCGACCTGTTTCTCGTCAGAGGAGGAATGAGAAGCGTAGAGTTCAAGATTATTGAGACCGATCCTTCAGAATACTGTGTTGTTGCCCCTGATACTGAAATATTCTGTGAGGGAGAGCCAGTAAAAAGGGAGGATGAGGATCGTCTGGATGAGGTTGGCTATGACGATGTTGGCGGTGTTCGCAAACAAATGGCTCAAATCCGTGAGTTGGTTGAGCTGCCACTTAGGCACCCACAGCTTTTTAAATCAATTGGTGTCAAGCCTCCAAAAGGAATACTACTTTATGGACCTCCGGGATCTGGAAAGACCTTAATAGCCCGAGCTGTGGCTAACGAAACTGGTGCTTTCTTCTTTTGCATCAATGGACCGGAAATAATGTCTAAATTGGCTGGAGAAAGTGAAAGCAATCTAAGGAAGGCATTTGAGGAAGCTGAGAAGAATGCTCCGTCTATCATATTCATCGATGAACTTGATTCAATCGCCCCCAAGAGAGAGAAAACACATGGAGAGGTTGAGAGAAGGATAGTTTCCCAACTCCTGACGTTGATGGATGGACTCAAATCTCGCGCTCATGTCATTGTAATTGGTGCCACAAACCGTCCCAATAGCATTGATGCTGCTCTGAGGAGGTTCGGGAGATTTGATCGGGAAATTGACATTGGTGTTCCTGATGAAGTTGGGCGTCTTGAAGTACTTCGTATCCACACAAAGAACATGAAACTTGCTGAAGATGTAAAGCTCAAATTTTGTATCTTTTCATTGAATTTAATACCTTCTGTACTTATCATAGCTTTTGTTCTTAACCTTCTgaaatcttgatttttttttttttgttacttTATCGCTTGTTTTGTTTTGCCAATCTAATTTCTGATGATATTGCAGGTTGATTTGGAAAAAATTTCCAAGAACACACAT
Coding sequences:
- the LOC140839282 gene encoding LOW QUALITY PROTEIN: uncharacterized protein (The sequence of the model RefSeq protein was modified relative to this genomic sequence to represent the inferred CDS: deleted 4 bases in 2 codons), translating into MGGDNRRPHIIIIPPPFQGHINPSIQLSLNLTSKGFTVTFINTHSAHDQIKKARVHIDPLVNSIFARPNDSGLDVRYTTIGDGFPMSFDRSSNREQFLEGRLHVFPAYVDEAVGELVSVRGDPPATCLISDTYSTWGSAVARKYGLVYVSFWTQPPLVLTLFPIYHLDLWKKNGHYGGVVNRKDTIDYIPGVDAIEPRDLMSYLQESDTSKVMHKTIHKAFEDVKKADFIICNTVKELEPETTAVLHERQPTYAIGPLFMTGFTDREVNMDLWLESDCTEWLDNKAQGSVLYASFGSYAHTNVRDIREIANGLMLSGVNFIWVLRPGIVCSEVGDLLPNGFQENVRGRGLIVPWCNQPKVMKNPAVGGFLTHCGWNSILESIWFGLPMICFPLVTDQTTDRKLVVDDWKIGINLCDGDCLTSCEVAEKIMFLMSGDDSCGLREAIREVKKKVENALRPDGSSVLAFDGFVEELRVKIEGLKRRSNFIINHMPFYFFPRSPTDVKAERQRQLSSPLPDDAAILHTEILTKFATLQYIFPSPFSPPETQIPNTPYKQEMAGTHRRPHAIMIPYPYQGHINPFVYLAMKLASHGFTITFVNTQSVHYRISRAQLRTNGGDIFTKARESGMDIRYATVSDGFPLSFDRSLNHDQFVEGLLHVFSAHVDELVADLCKSDPPATCLIADTFYVWASEIARKHGLVDVSFWTEPALVLSLYYHLDLLKENGHFASAENRKDMIHYLPGVEAIKPTDLMSYLQAADIWTVVHRVIYRAFEDIKKADIIICNTVQELESQTLSALHKKQPTYAIGPIVSSFTNQTVSTSLWSESDCSQWLNSKPDGSVLYVSFGSHAHTTSRQDIWEIAHGLLASGVNFLWVVRPDIVSSDEADILPAGFENEMKGKGLIIQWCSQIKVISHRAIGGFLSHCGWNSVLESIWCGIPLICFPLFTDQFTNRKLVVNDWRIGINLCDRETITREEVAEKIKYLMSRKTSEELRSAVMDVRRTLKNALPSDGSSEKNFTLFMEEIKVQMKKKGGASVEIQDLSANHVWVPNGVNLCQQAI
- the LOC140839819 gene encoding cell division cycle protein 48 homolog, producing MSNQAESSDSKGTKRDFSTAILERKKAANRLVVDEAINDDNSVVSLHPETMEKLQLFRGDTILIKGKKRKDTICIALADDTCDEPKIRMNKVVRNNLRVRLGDVVSVHQCADVKYGKRVHILPVDDTIEGVTGNLFDAYLKPYFLEAYRPVRKGDLFLVRGGMRSVEFKIIETDPSEYCVVAPDTEIFCEGEPVKREDEDRLDEVGYDDVGGVRKQMAQIRELVELPLRHPQLFKSIGVKPPKGILLYGPPGSGKTLIARAVANETGAFFFCINGPEIMSKLAGESESNLRKAFEEAEKNAPSIIFIDELDSIAPKREKTHGEVERRIVSQLLTLMDGLKSRAHVIVIGATNRPNSIDAALRRFGRFDREIDIGVPDEVGRLEVLRIHTKNMKLAEDVDLEKISKNTHGYVGADLAALCTEAALQCIREKMDVIDLEDDSIDAEILNSMAVTNEHFETALGTSNPSALRETVVEVPNVSWEDVGGLENVKRELQETVQYPVEHPEKFEKFGMSPSKGVLFYGPPGCGKTLLAKAIANECQANFISVKGPELLTMWFGESEANVREIFDKARQSAPCVLFFDELDSIATQRGSSAGDGGGAADRVLNQLLTEMDGMNAKKTVFIIGATNRPDIIDPALLRPGRLDQLIYIPLPDEDSRHQIFKASLRKSPISKDVDLRALAKYTQGFSGADITEICQRACKYAIRENIEKDIEKERRRSENPEAMEEDVEDEVPEIKAAHFEESMKYARRSVSDADIRKYQAFSQTLQQSRGFGTEFRFAENSSGVAASDPFAPSAGAADEDDLYS